A genome region from Pseudomonas anguilliseptica includes the following:
- a CDS encoding cob(I)yrinic acid a,c-diamide adenosyltransferase, which translates to MGYRLSKIYTRTGDAGETGLADGRRVTKDHPRVDAMGEVDTLNGHIGLLLADLAEQHAQCPGLGEIIDVLAPCQHRLFDLGGELAMPEYQALQTPEIERLEAAIDRWNEEVGPLENFILPGGSRLIAQAHVCRSLARSAERRCQHLNAVEPIRGVGLAYVNRLSDLLFVAARLIAKRQGVAEVLWQAAAKEPQS; encoded by the coding sequence ATGGGTTACCGTCTCTCGAAAATCTACACCCGCACCGGCGATGCCGGCGAAACCGGCCTGGCCGATGGTCGCCGCGTGACCAAGGACCACCCACGGGTGGATGCCATGGGCGAAGTGGACACGCTGAACGGCCATATCGGCCTGCTGCTGGCAGACCTTGCCGAACAGCACGCCCAGTGCCCGGGGCTGGGCGAGATTATCGACGTGCTCGCGCCCTGCCAGCACCGCCTGTTCGACCTTGGCGGTGAACTGGCGATGCCCGAGTACCAGGCCCTGCAGACGCCGGAAATCGAGCGACTGGAAGCCGCTATAGACCGCTGGAACGAAGAGGTCGGGCCACTGGAGAATTTCATCCTGCCCGGTGGCTCGCGCCTGATCGCCCAGGCGCATGTATGCCGCAGCCTGGCCCGCAGCGCCGAGCGCCGCTGCCAGCACCTGAACGCCGTGGAGCCGATTCGCGGCGTCGGCCTGGCCTATGTCAACCGCCTGTCAGACCTGCTGTTTGTCGCCGCGCGGCTGATCGCCAAACGTCAGGGGGTAGCTGAAGTGCTCTGGCAGGCGGCAGCCAAAGAGCCACAAAGCTAA
- a CDS encoding Nudix family hydrolase — protein MKRIHVAAAVIRGVDGQILLAKRPDDKHQGGLWEFPGGKVEADETVQAALARELEEELGIHPSAARPLIQVRHDYPDKQVLLDVWEVSAFTGEPHGAEGQPLAWVSPRQLGDYEFPAANRPIVAAARLPERYLITPEGLSGPELLRGILAALKSGIRLLQLRAPAMFDAQYRDIAVDALGLCAGKAQLMLKGPLEWLGDFPAAGWHLTAQQLRDLSAGGRPFPEQRWLAASCHGAQELELATQMGVDFITLSPVQPTQTHPDAQPLGWAQVAELLQGFNQPAYLLGGVTPADAERAWQVGAQGVAGIRAFWPE, from the coding sequence GTGAAACGTATTCATGTGGCCGCAGCAGTTATTCGCGGTGTGGATGGGCAGATACTGCTCGCCAAGCGTCCTGATGATAAGCACCAGGGCGGCCTCTGGGAGTTTCCTGGCGGCAAGGTCGAGGCCGACGAAACGGTACAGGCGGCCCTGGCCCGTGAGCTGGAAGAGGAGCTGGGCATCCACCCAAGCGCCGCACGGCCGCTGATTCAGGTGCGCCACGATTACCCGGACAAGCAGGTGCTGCTGGATGTCTGGGAGGTCTCGGCCTTTACCGGTGAGCCCCATGGCGCTGAAGGTCAACCGCTGGCCTGGGTCAGCCCTCGGCAGTTGGGCGATTATGAGTTTCCCGCCGCCAATCGACCGATTGTCGCGGCCGCACGTTTGCCCGAGCGTTATCTGATTACCCCCGAGGGACTGAGCGGGCCCGAGCTGCTGCGCGGTATCCTGGCTGCCCTGAAGAGCGGCATTCGCCTGCTGCAACTGCGCGCTCCGGCGATGTTCGATGCGCAGTACCGCGACATTGCCGTGGATGCTCTCGGCCTCTGTGCGGGCAAGGCGCAGCTGATGCTCAAGGGACCGTTGGAGTGGCTGGGCGACTTTCCCGCTGCCGGCTGGCACCTGACGGCGCAGCAGTTGCGTGACTTGAGTGCTGGCGGTCGACCATTTCCGGAGCAGCGCTGGCTGGCGGCTTCCTGCCATGGCGCGCAGGAATTGGAGCTGGCCACACAGATGGGCGTGGATTTCATCACCCTGTCACCCGTGCAGCCGACTCAGACTCATCCCGATGCGCAGCCGCTGGGTTGGGCGCAGGTTGCCGAGCTGTTGCAGGGCTTCAATCAGCCGGCCTACTTGCTGGGCGGCGTTACCCCGGCCGATGCAGAGCGCGCCTGGCAGGTCGGGGCTCAGGGTGTGGCGGGGATTCGCGCGTTCTGGCCGGAGTAA
- the argJ gene encoding bifunctional glutamate N-acetyltransferase/amino-acid acetyltransferase ArgJ codes for MAVGLGPLSTLHPVPGFELGIASAGIKRPGRKDVVVMRCAEGSSVAGVFTLNAFCAAPVILAKKRVLGSVRYLLTNTGNANAGTGEPGLQNAARTCAALAQLAGVDEGAVLPFSTGVIGEPLPVEKIEGALQAALDDLSENHWAEAATGIMTTDTLPKGASRQFVHDGVTVTVTGISKGAGMIKPNMATMLGYIATDAKVAQAVLQDLLRDAANKSFNRITIDGDTSTNDCCMLIATGKAALPEISQASGDLFAKLKEAVFSVCMDVAQAIVRDGEGATKFVTVQVNGGATHQECLDVGYAVAHSPLIKTALFASDPNWGRILAAVGRAGVAQLDVSLIDVFLGDVCIASRGCRATSYTEEQGAAVMAKEEITIRIELGRGGCSETIWTTDLSHEYVKINAEYRT; via the coding sequence ATGGCTGTTGGTCTTGGCCCGTTGTCTACCCTGCACCCGGTTCCAGGTTTCGAACTGGGCATCGCTTCGGCGGGCATCAAGCGCCCAGGGCGCAAGGATGTGGTAGTGATGCGATGTGCCGAAGGCTCCAGCGTAGCGGGTGTGTTCACCCTCAATGCGTTCTGCGCCGCGCCGGTGATTCTGGCCAAGAAACGTGTGCTGGGCAGCGTGCGTTACCTGCTGACCAATACCGGTAACGCCAACGCAGGCACCGGCGAGCCTGGCCTGCAGAATGCCGCGCGCACTTGTGCTGCTCTGGCTCAGCTGGCTGGTGTGGATGAAGGCGCTGTGCTGCCGTTCTCCACCGGGGTGATTGGTGAGCCGCTGCCGGTCGAGAAGATCGAAGGGGCATTGCAGGCGGCTCTCGACGACTTGTCCGAGAACCACTGGGCCGAAGCCGCCACCGGCATCATGACCACTGACACCCTGCCCAAGGGCGCCAGCCGCCAGTTTGTCCACGATGGCGTCACCGTCACCGTGACCGGCATCAGCAAAGGCGCTGGGATGATCAAGCCGAACATGGCGACCATGCTCGGTTATATCGCCACCGACGCCAAGGTCGCCCAGGCCGTGCTGCAAGACCTGCTGCGCGATGCGGCGAACAAGTCGTTCAACCGCATCACCATCGACGGCGATACCTCGACCAACGACTGCTGCATGCTGATTGCTACCGGCAAGGCCGCCTTGCCGGAAATCAGCCAGGCCAGCGGCGACCTGTTCGCCAAACTCAAGGAAGCGGTATTCAGCGTGTGCATGGATGTGGCCCAGGCCATCGTGCGCGACGGTGAAGGCGCGACCAAGTTCGTCACCGTGCAGGTCAATGGCGGTGCAACCCATCAGGAGTGCCTGGACGTCGGTTATGCCGTAGCCCATTCGCCGCTGATCAAGACCGCACTGTTTGCTTCTGACCCGAACTGGGGGCGCATTCTCGCCGCCGTGGGCCGCGCTGGCGTGGCGCAGCTGGATGTCAGCCTGATCGACGTATTCCTCGGTGACGTGTGCATCGCCAGCCGTGGTTGCCGCGCCACCAGCTACACCGAAGAGCAGGGCGCGGCGGTAATGGCCAAGGAAGAGATCACCATCCGCATCGAGCTGGGCCGCGGTGGTTGCAGTGAGACGATCTGGACCACCGATCTGTCCCACGAGTACGTGAAGATCAACGCCGAGTACCGCACCTGA
- a CDS encoding glutathione S-transferase family protein, with product MSLTLVIGDKTYSSWSLRAALALELSGAPYTEQLITLNRPDTRARILQHSPTGKVPLLISDDGAIWDSLAIGEYLAECFPAAQLWPQARAARALARSACAEMHSGFVALRSHLPMDLKRNQALTTIPADVVADIQRICALWVECRQRFGKEGGFLFGQPTLADAFFAPVAARLRGYQVTLPAEAAAYVETIYQWPAFQRWYQAAQEEHLA from the coding sequence ATGTCACTTACTCTGGTTATCGGCGACAAAACCTATTCGTCCTGGTCGCTGCGTGCGGCGCTGGCCCTGGAGCTGAGCGGCGCGCCCTATACCGAACAGCTGATTACCCTGAACCGGCCTGATACTCGCGCGCGGATTCTGCAGCACTCGCCGACCGGCAAGGTGCCGCTGCTGATCAGCGACGATGGCGCCATCTGGGATTCCCTGGCGATTGGCGAATACCTGGCCGAGTGCTTTCCCGCTGCCCAGTTGTGGCCGCAAGCCCGGGCGGCTCGCGCACTGGCACGCAGTGCCTGCGCCGAGATGCACAGCGGCTTTGTCGCGCTACGCAGCCATCTGCCGATGGATCTCAAGCGCAATCAGGCGTTGACGACGATACCGGCCGATGTCGTGGCCGATATTCAGCGCATCTGTGCGCTGTGGGTCGAGTGCCGGCAGCGCTTTGGAAAGGAAGGCGGCTTCCTGTTTGGCCAGCCAACCCTGGCTGATGCCTTCTTTGCTCCGGTGGCGGCGCGTCTGCGCGGTTATCAGGTGACGCTGCCGGCAGAGGCTGCCGCCTATGTCGAGACGATCTATCAGTGGCCGGCGTTTCAGCGCTGGTACCAAGCTGCCCAGGAGGAACATTTGGCGTGA
- a CDS encoding putative 2-dehydropantoate 2-reductase: MWHILGAGSLGTLWATRLARAGLSVQLILRDPARLHSYQQAGGLTLIEQGQAQHYVIPAQTVDAPQPIQRLLLACKAYDAAAAVSQLVPRLAPGAEILLLQNGLGSQDEVARVAPQARCIFASSTEGAFRQADFQVVFAGHGHTWLGDPLDLQPPAWLDDLRQAGIVHDWSLDILSRLWRKLALNCAINPLTVLHDCRNGGLREHPAQVACLCSELSELLHSSGHSAAAEDLHNEVQRVIQATAANYSSMHQDVSQGRRTEIAYLLGYACHAAQRHQLVLPHLQALHSQLLAHLDARGLPSH; the protein is encoded by the coding sequence ATGTGGCATATCCTCGGCGCCGGCAGCCTCGGCACCTTATGGGCGACGCGTCTGGCGCGAGCCGGCCTGTCGGTGCAGCTGATCCTGCGCGACCCGGCACGCCTGCACAGCTATCAACAGGCCGGCGGACTGACCCTGATTGAGCAGGGCCAGGCGCAGCACTACGTCATTCCCGCGCAAACAGTCGATGCCCCCCAACCGATCCAGCGCCTGCTGCTCGCCTGCAAGGCCTATGACGCCGCAGCAGCCGTCAGCCAACTGGTGCCACGCCTGGCGCCTGGCGCCGAAATCCTGCTGCTGCAAAATGGCCTGGGCAGCCAGGACGAAGTCGCTCGCGTAGCGCCCCAGGCGCGCTGCATCTTTGCTTCCAGCACCGAAGGCGCGTTTCGTCAGGCGGACTTTCAGGTGGTGTTTGCCGGCCACGGCCATACCTGGCTCGGCGACCCACTGGATCTGCAGCCACCCGCCTGGCTGGACGACTTGCGCCAGGCCGGCATTGTTCACGACTGGAGCCTGGATATCCTCAGCCGTCTGTGGCGCAAGCTGGCGCTGAACTGCGCGATCAACCCGCTGACTGTGTTGCACGACTGCCGCAATGGCGGGCTGCGTGAACACCCGGCGCAGGTCGCCTGCCTGTGCAGCGAACTGAGCGAGTTGCTGCACAGCAGTGGCCACAGCGCCGCCGCCGAAGACCTGCATAACGAAGTGCAACGGGTAATCCAGGCCACCGCGGCCAACTATTCCTCCATGCACCAGGATGTCAGCCAGGGCCGCCGCACGGAAATTGCCTACCTGCTGGGTTACGCCTGCCACGCCGCGCAACGCCACCAACTGGTGCTGCCACATCTGCAGGCGCTGCACAGCCAACTGCTGGCCCACCTTGATGCACGCGGATTGCCCAGCCACTGA
- a CDS encoding HPP family protein yields MGASAVLLFAVPASPLAQLWSVLAGNLFSALIGVTCATWLGHDAWVAALAGGLAIAGMFALRCLHPPGGAVALTAVLAGPEVAQLGYHFALYPVGLNSVGLLLIALLFNNALRRQYPHRPLEHGNVHKTRDPIPRDRLGFTQADLDAVLKARGELLDISREDLEEILLQTEARLSLHQHRLSAMPVLNAQGELQGMLSLHDLLLADADTQTVSQCMQRQVPTCRADWPVTYLLQMLADSDVHRLPVVDDQRQLLGIVSQSDLLAALFRMSLQGSAPVAG; encoded by the coding sequence ATGGGTGCGTCTGCGGTGCTGCTGTTCGCCGTGCCGGCCAGCCCTCTGGCGCAGCTCTGGTCGGTTCTCGCCGGCAACCTGTTTTCCGCGCTGATTGGGGTGACCTGCGCCACCTGGCTCGGTCACGACGCATGGGTGGCCGCCTTAGCGGGCGGCTTGGCGATTGCCGGAATGTTTGCCTTGCGCTGTCTGCATCCACCCGGAGGCGCGGTGGCGCTGACAGCGGTGCTGGCCGGGCCAGAAGTGGCCCAGCTGGGTTACCACTTTGCCCTCTACCCGGTGGGGTTGAACTCTGTTGGTCTGCTGCTGATCGCGCTGCTGTTCAATAACGCCTTGCGCCGGCAATACCCGCATCGTCCGCTTGAGCATGGCAATGTGCACAAGACCCGTGATCCGATCCCCCGTGATCGTCTGGGCTTCACCCAGGCGGACCTGGATGCGGTGCTCAAGGCGCGCGGCGAGTTGCTCGATATTTCCCGCGAAGACCTGGAAGAGATTCTCCTGCAAACCGAGGCGCGATTGAGCTTGCATCAGCACCGGCTAAGCGCCATGCCTGTGCTCAACGCGCAGGGCGAATTGCAGGGCATGCTCAGCCTGCATGACCTGTTGCTGGCCGACGCCGATACGCAGACGGTCAGTCAATGTATGCAGCGCCAGGTGCCGACCTGTCGCGCCGACTGGCCGGTGACCTATCTGCTGCAGATGCTCGCGGATAGCGACGTGCATCGGCTTCCCGTCGTCGATGATCAGCGCCAGTTGCTGGGCATTGTCAGCCAGTCCGATCTGCTGGCGGCGCTTTTTCGCATGTCATTGCAGGGTTCCGCGCCGGTCGCGGGTTAA
- a CDS encoding RluA family pseudouridine synthase, producing the protein MSVEVRSPSNMRPSTLHLPRGNWATVFECLCAHFPAIAPAVWQERIARGRVLDAQGQPFDMASVYHEGLKVHYFREVPVETPIPFEETVLHVDEHLLVADKPHFLPVMPAGEYVEQTLQARLAKRLGNADLVPLHRIDRHTAGLVLFSTNRQSRGQYQALFRLRQMNKCYEALAAALPQLDFPLLRATRLEGAEPFFRMQEVAGEANTETRIEVAQRLGEHWLYRLYPVTGKKHQLRVHLAALGAPILNDPFYPEVTDAPDAADDYSKPLKLLARGLSFIDPLSGERRSFESQLSLL; encoded by the coding sequence ATGTCTGTAGAAGTCCGTTCCCCGTCGAATATGCGCCCCAGTACCCTGCATTTGCCGCGTGGCAACTGGGCGACGGTGTTCGAGTGCCTGTGTGCGCACTTCCCGGCGATTGCCCCGGCGGTGTGGCAGGAGCGGATCGCCCGTGGCCGGGTGCTGGACGCGCAGGGTCAGCCGTTCGATATGGCCTCGGTTTACCATGAAGGGCTCAAGGTGCATTACTTTCGCGAGGTGCCGGTAGAGACGCCGATTCCTTTTGAAGAAACCGTACTGCATGTCGATGAACACTTGCTGGTGGCGGATAAACCGCATTTTCTGCCGGTGATGCCCGCCGGCGAATACGTCGAGCAGACCTTGCAGGCGCGCTTGGCCAAGCGTCTGGGCAATGCCGATCTGGTGCCACTGCACCGGATTGATCGGCACACCGCCGGTCTGGTGCTGTTTTCCACCAATCGGCAGAGCCGTGGTCAGTACCAGGCGCTGTTTCGCCTGCGGCAGATGAACAAGTGCTACGAGGCGCTGGCGGCGGCCTTGCCGCAGCTGGATTTCCCGTTGCTGCGGGCGACGCGGCTGGAGGGCGCCGAGCCGTTTTTCCGCATGCAGGAAGTGGCCGGGGAGGCCAATACGGAAACCCGTATCGAGGTCGCCCAGCGTCTGGGCGAACACTGGCTGTACCGGTTGTATCCGGTCACCGGCAAGAAGCATCAGCTGCGCGTGCATTTGGCCGCACTGGGCGCGCCGATTCTCAATGACCCGTTCTACCCCGAGGTCACCGATGCGCCCGATGCAGCGGATGACTACAGCAAACCGCTCAAGTTGCTGGCCCGTGGGCTGAGCTTTATCGACCCGCTAAGCGGCGAGCGGCGTAGCTTCGAAAGCCAGCTCAGTCTGCTCTGA
- a CDS encoding mechanosensitive ion channel family protein: protein MDMNVEQLVKMSEAWLPVVLEYSGKLTLALITMLIGWWLISKLTGSIGRLLNMRQVDRALSSFICSLVGIVLKVLLLVSVASMIGVETTSFIAVIGAAGLAIGLALQGSLANFAGGVLIMLFRPFRAGDWIEAQGVSGSVDSIQIFHTTLKTADNKVVIVPNGSLSNGHITNYSRESTRRVDINLGIDYSSDIKQAREVLLDIARDPRVRQDPAPVVFVTGLGDSAINLSLRIWVATPDFWPVTFAFTEQAKERLTEAGIGIPFPQRVVHLVQQSTA, encoded by the coding sequence ATGGATATGAACGTCGAACAACTGGTGAAGATGTCAGAAGCCTGGCTGCCTGTGGTGCTCGAATACAGCGGCAAGCTGACCCTGGCCTTGATCACCATGCTGATCGGTTGGTGGTTGATCAGCAAACTCACCGGCAGCATTGGCCGCTTGCTCAATATGCGTCAGGTCGACCGCGCGCTGAGCAGCTTTATCTGCAGCCTGGTCGGTATCGTGCTGAAAGTGTTGCTGCTGGTCAGCGTGGCTTCGATGATCGGCGTGGAAACCACTTCCTTTATAGCGGTGATCGGTGCTGCCGGTTTGGCTATCGGCCTGGCCTTGCAGGGCAGCCTGGCGAACTTCGCTGGCGGAGTATTGATCATGCTGTTTCGCCCGTTTCGTGCCGGTGACTGGATTGAGGCGCAGGGCGTTTCGGGCAGTGTCGACAGCATCCAGATTTTCCATACCACGCTGAAAACCGCAGACAACAAAGTGGTGATCGTGCCCAATGGCAGCCTGTCGAACGGCCATATCACCAATTATTCGCGCGAATCCACGCGGCGTGTCGATATCAATCTGGGCATCGATTACTCAAGCGACATCAAGCAAGCCCGTGAGGTGTTGCTGGATATCGCCAGGGACCCGCGGGTGCGCCAGGATCCGGCGCCTGTGGTGTTTGTTACCGGCTTGGGTGATAGCGCGATCAACCTGTCACTGCGCATCTGGGTGGCGACGCCGGATTTCTGGCCGGTCACTTTCGCTTTCACCGAGCAGGCCAAGGAGCGTTTGACTGAGGCCGGTATCGGCATCCCATTCCCGCAGCGGGTGGTACATCTGGTGCAGCAATCCACTGCCTGA
- a CDS encoding YajQ family cyclic di-GMP-binding protein, whose amino-acid sequence MPSFDVVSELDKHEVTNAIDSAIKELDRRYDLRGKGSFELKELTVNLTADADFQLEQMVEILKLCLVKRKIDVQCLEFKDAYASGKSVKQEVILREGIEKDLAKKIVAHIKDIKLKVQAAIQGEQVRITGKKRDDLQEAIAALRAKDFGMPLQFNNFRD is encoded by the coding sequence ATGCCCTCGTTCGACGTGGTGTCCGAGTTGGACAAACATGAAGTTACCAACGCCATCGACAGCGCTATCAAAGAGCTGGATCGCCGTTATGACCTACGCGGTAAAGGTAGCTTTGAGCTGAAAGAGCTGACTGTCAACCTGACAGCTGATGCGGATTTTCAGTTGGAGCAGATGGTTGAGATTCTCAAGCTCTGTCTGGTCAAGCGCAAGATTGACGTGCAGTGCCTGGAATTCAAGGACGCCTACGCGTCGGGCAAGAGCGTCAAGCAGGAAGTGATCCTGCGTGAAGGGATCGAGAAAGACCTGGCGAAGAAGATCGTTGCGCACATCAAGGACATCAAACTCAAGGTGCAGGCTGCCATTCAGGGGGAGCAGGTGCGTATTACCGGCAAGAAGCGTGATGACCTGCAGGAAGCGATTGCCGCCCTGCGTGCCAAGGACTTCGGCATGCCGTTGCAGTTCAACAATTTTCGCGATTGA
- a CDS encoding sensor histidine kinase, with amino-acid sequence MPLRQSLENLPVGRKLLVALLALLATVLLVANLAFISAAYWISQESVAPQALHTLGRLIASPPLSKEALSSPAAAEALLRRLDDYAPLRAAVIYDAKGLNLAQLQRGTRLQLPQRVEEVESWRHSEFRLNQLVELPQATGNSGHLLLVASSELPGVFYTGTLTASLVILALSVVLWLIVSRQVRRLITRPIRRLEELSRQVTREENYALRARRGNRDEIGSLADAFNTMLVRIEAREQQLKRARDDAQEAFDQAQHLAEETRHSNRKLELEVQVRSKIEKKLTGFQKYLNSIIDSMPSALIALDEQLYVTQWNQEASSLSGTRLDEALNQPIFLAFPPLKPYLPQLRRTVEQHQVEKIERVTWGSNEQPRHFALTFYPLTGSSGRGVVIRIDDITQRLNLEEMMVQSEKMLSVGGLAAGMAHEINNPLGAILHNVQNIRRRLSPELEKNREQAAQAGICLEAIDRYLNAREIPRLLDGIQQAGSRAAKIVSHMINFSRRSDRQLAPCQLPALVDQAVEIASNDFDLTESFDFKSLTIQREFAADLPPVPATANELEQVLLNLLKNAAQAIHQRDDNTTPGQITLRVRLAPPWAEIQVEDNGVGMPESVRKRIFEPFFTTKEVGQGTGLGLSVSYFIITNNHKGQMEVQSKAGQGTCFTLRLPMTTATPDTGL; translated from the coding sequence ATGCCTCTGCGTCAGAGCCTCGAAAACCTACCGGTCGGCCGCAAACTGCTGGTCGCGCTGCTGGCCTTGCTCGCCACCGTGCTGCTGGTGGCCAACCTGGCCTTTATCAGCGCGGCCTACTGGATCTCCCAAGAAAGTGTGGCACCCCAGGCCCTGCATACCCTCGGCCGGCTGATTGCCAGCCCACCGCTAAGCAAGGAAGCGCTGAGCTCCCCTGCTGCCGCCGAAGCCCTGCTCCGCCGCCTGGATGACTACGCGCCGCTGCGTGCGGCCGTGATCTATGACGCCAAAGGCCTGAACCTGGCACAGCTGCAGCGCGGCACCAGACTGCAGCTGCCGCAGCGTGTTGAAGAGGTCGAGTCCTGGCGCCACAGCGAGTTTCGCCTCAACCAACTGGTCGAACTGCCGCAGGCCACGGGCAACTCCGGCCATCTGCTGCTGGTAGCTTCCAGCGAACTGCCGGGGGTGTTCTACACCGGCACCCTGACCGCCAGCCTGGTGATTCTGGCCTTGAGTGTAGTGCTCTGGCTGATCGTCTCGCGTCAGGTACGCCGCCTGATCACGCGGCCGATCCGCCGTCTGGAAGAACTCTCGCGCCAGGTCACCCGTGAAGAGAACTACGCCCTGCGCGCGCGCCGCGGCAACCGCGACGAGATCGGCAGCCTGGCCGATGCCTTCAACACCATGCTGGTACGTATCGAAGCCCGTGAGCAGCAGCTCAAGCGCGCCCGTGACGACGCTCAGGAAGCCTTCGACCAGGCTCAGCACCTGGCCGAGGAAACCCGCCATTCCAACCGAAAACTGGAACTGGAAGTGCAGGTGCGCAGCAAGATCGAGAAGAAACTTACTGGTTTTCAGAAGTACCTCAACAGCATCATCGACTCCATGCCGTCGGCACTGATTGCCCTCGATGAACAGCTCTACGTCACCCAGTGGAATCAGGAAGCCAGCAGCCTCTCCGGCACCCGCCTGGACGAAGCGCTGAACCAGCCGATCTTCCTCGCCTTCCCGCCGCTCAAGCCCTACCTGCCGCAGCTAAGGCGCACCGTCGAGCAGCATCAGGTGGAAAAGATCGAGCGGGTCACCTGGGGCAGCAACGAGCAACCGCGCCACTTTGCCCTGACCTTCTATCCACTGACGGGCAGCAGTGGTCGTGGCGTGGTGATCCGTATCGACGACATCACCCAGCGCCTCAACCTGGAAGAAATGATGGTGCAATCGGAGAAGATGCTCTCGGTCGGGGGCCTGGCCGCCGGCATGGCGCACGAAATCAACAATCCCCTGGGCGCTATCCTGCATAACGTGCAGAACATCCGCCGACGCCTGTCGCCCGAGCTGGAAAAGAACCGCGAACAGGCCGCACAGGCCGGCATCTGCCTGGAAGCCATCGACCGCTACCTCAACGCCCGGGAAATCCCGCGCCTGCTCGACGGCATCCAGCAGGCCGGCAGCCGTGCGGCGAAGATCGTCAGCCATATGATCAATTTCAGCCGCCGCAGTGACCGCCAACTGGCGCCGTGCCAGCTGCCGGCGCTGGTTGATCAGGCAGTCGAAATCGCTAGCAATGACTTCGACCTGACCGAGAGTTTCGACTTCAAGAGCCTGACCATTCAGCGCGAGTTTGCCGCCGATCTCCCCCCCGTACCGGCCACCGCCAACGAACTGGAACAGGTATTGCTCAACCTGCTGAAGAATGCTGCCCAGGCCATCCACCAGCGCGACGACAACACAACACCGGGGCAGATCACCCTGCGCGTACGCCTGGCGCCGCCCTGGGCGGAAATCCAGGTGGAAGACAATGGCGTCGGCATGCCCGAATCGGTGCGCAAACGCATTTTCGAGCCGTTCTTCACCACCAAGGAAGTCGGCCAGGGCACGGGGCTCGGCCTATCGGTGTCCTATTTCATCATCACCAATAACCACAAAGGGCAGATGGAAGTGCAGTCCAAAGCCGGCCAGGGCACCTGCTTCACCCTGCGCCTGCCTATGACCACCGCCACACCTGACACAGGTCTCTGA